The following proteins come from a genomic window of Candidatus Bathyarchaeota archaeon:
- the guaB gene encoding IMP dehydrogenase, which produces MPEFLNKLKSIELAITFRDVILLPGLAEVDPKEVDVKTKATKNYFINVPFISSPMDTVTESEMAIALARQGGLGILHRNCSIQEQVEMAEKVKRAEATIIKDVYTVSPEESISTALKIMKEKSISGLPVVKDGKVVGILTGRDVRFADPSLKVKDLMTKNVITAPYGISVEEAKEILHKHRIEKLPLVDENGELKGLITVKDILLRGRFPNASRDEEGKLLCGAATSPFDYERAEKLDKIVDIIVIDVAHFHNSKVFSATKKILSNVSADVVVGNIGTYKAAEDVITKLDKVAGLRVGIGSGSICTTTEVTKAGAPTLYATAQVAEAVKDYNAKIPIIADGGIRSGGDAALALALGASSVMIGNLFARCKESPGTLVAIGGRYYKQYRGMGSPSAMAKRFSIDRYSGAKELAEGVEGWVPYKGEVETLVQELKVSLQAAMGYAGAKNIPELWEKAKLAALTSLGAQEASPHDVLLPKSAGLE; this is translated from the coding sequence TACAAAAAATTACTTTATAAATGTTCCTTTTATTTCTTCACCTATGGATACTGTTACAGAAAGTGAAATGGCTATAGCTTTAGCTAGGCAAGGTGGGCTTGGAATTCTTCATAGAAATTGTTCTATCCAAGAGCAGGTTGAAATGGCTGAAAAAGTAAAAAGAGCTGAAGCTACAATAATAAAAGATGTTTATACTGTTTCTCCAGAGGAGAGTATATCAACAGCTTTAAAAATAATGAAAGAAAAATCTATTTCAGGCTTACCGGTTGTTAAGGATGGTAAAGTTGTTGGAATATTAACTGGAAGAGATGTTAGATTTGCTGATCCATCTCTTAAAGTAAAGGATTTAATGACTAAGAACGTTATTACAGCGCCTTACGGAATAAGTGTTGAAGAAGCTAAAGAAATTCTTCATAAACATAGAATTGAAAAATTACCATTGGTGGATGAGAATGGAGAACTTAAGGGATTAATAACTGTAAAGGATATATTGCTTAGAGGGAGGTTTCCCAACGCTTCTAGAGATGAAGAGGGAAAGCTTCTTTGCGGTGCAGCAACTTCACCATTTGATTATGAAAGGGCTGAAAAATTAGATAAAATTGTTGATATAATTGTTATTGATGTGGCGCATTTCCATAATTCAAAAGTTTTTAGTGCAACAAAAAAAATTCTATCAAATGTATCTGCAGATGTTGTCGTTGGAAATATAGGAACATATAAGGCTGCTGAAGATGTTATAACGAAACTTGATAAAGTAGCAGGGTTAAGAGTTGGTATAGGCTCAGGCTCAATATGTACAACCACTGAAGTTACAAAAGCTGGGGCTCCAACACTATATGCAACAGCTCAAGTAGCTGAAGCTGTAAAGGATTATAATGCTAAAATACCCATTATAGCTGATGGAGGAATAAGAAGTGGAGGGGATGCTGCTTTAGCTTTAGCTTTGGGAGCTTCATCAGTAATGATTGGAAATCTATTTGCTAGGTGTAAAGAGTCGCCAGGAACATTAGTAGCTATAGGCGGAAGATATTATAAACAATATAGAGGAATGGGAAGCCCATCAGCTATGGCAAAACGTTTCTCTATAGATCGTTATAGCGGAGCTAAAGAGTTAGCTGAAGGCGTAGAAGGATGGGTTCCGTATAAAGGTGAAGTGGAAACTTTAGTCCAAGAGTTAAAAGTAAGCTTACAAGCAGCGATGGGTTATGCTGGAGCAAAAAATATTCCAGAGTTATGGGAAAAAGCTAAATTAGCTGCTTTAACAAGTTTGGGCGCTCAAGAAGCGAGTCCACATGATGTACTTTTACCAAAAAGCGCAGGTTTAGAATAA